From one Oncorhynchus clarkii lewisi isolate Uvic-CL-2024 chromosome 6, UVic_Ocla_1.0, whole genome shotgun sequence genomic stretch:
- the LOC139412268 gene encoding regulator of G-protein signaling 9-binding protein-like: protein MGGTDECKTMLDALNKVTACYRHLVIALGSTSDSQNLREELKKTRKKAQELAVANRNKLTELLKDKTTSKDDRAEYERLWVLFTSSMELLEVDMKRSLEIGQEFPLKVPTRHLIQTGMTGSTTTVAARAMSVQNMKYDADSNIDTADLKELQTEITQVGQMMEEMEMKVQVAPWAVEAKQEAGAELKSTLSVGNSSVGVISICEEEPKDEIDEGGDNNGMITCIAGFIFVAIVVIAGILGYFVIGG from the coding sequence ATGGGGGGCACAGATGAGTGTAAAACCATGCTGGATGCTCTGAACAAAGTCACAGCGTGCTACAGGCACCTGGTCATCGCGCTGGGCAGCACATCGGACTCTCAGAACCTGCGCGAGGAACTCAAGAAGACCCGGAAGAAAGCCCAGGAGCTCGCGGTGGCCAACCGGAATAAACTAACCGAGTTGCTCAAAGACAAGACCACCAGCAAGGACGACCGGGCTGAGTATGAGAGGCTATGGGTGCTGTTCACCAGCAGCATGGAGCTActggaagtggacatgaagcgGAGCTTGGAGATAGGGCAGGAGTTCCCCCTCAAGGTGCCCACCAGACACCTCATCCAGACGGGCATGACCGGCAGCACCACCACGGTGGCCGCCAGGGCCATGTCTGTGCAGAACATGAAGTACGACGCGGACAGCAACATCGACACTGCCGACCTGAAGGAGCTCCAGACTGAGATCACCCAGGTGGGTCAGATgatggaggagatggagatgaAAGTGCAGGTGGCTCCGTGGGCCGTGGAGGCCAAGCAGGAGGCCGGCGCCGAGCTCAAATCCACCCTGAGCGTCGGGAACTCCTCCGTGGGCGTCATTTCCATCTGTGAAGAGGAGCCCAAAGACGAGATAGATGAAGGGGGTGACAATAACGGAATGATCACATGCATCGCTGGGTTCATATTCGTTGCTATTGTAGTAATCGCCGGGATTCTAGGATACTTTGTAATCGGTGGATAG